GCAGATCTTCCCAGAAGCTGTCCTGTCTGACGGTCTGGGTACTTTCGATTTCACGTTTTGGTCTCGCCCAAAATTAGCATGAACTTTTGGACCAAAATTGACAAAATTGAAAGCGAAGCGAATAAGTCATGACATCATGAGGTTTGACAGCTTGGAACTTCTCGGCCCGCGCCAACCTAATAGTATGTGACGAGGTGAAATTGAAAGTACCTAAAGTACTGTCTTATCGCAAAGCCAAGCTGAGATCTAGTTCAAAAGCTTGACACCTTAGCGTAGTGCAAATGGTTAGACCCGGCATGCCCATGGCGCGATCCCTTCATTCAGACGTGCCAAACGTAATGTCTCAATCGATTTCCGCGGTATTGTTTACAGGCAGAACCGGCGAAATGTGCATCTTCACGGGTACCCTCAAAGTCTCTCGCAGCCCGAGAAACAAAAGCACGAACCCTGCTACAACAGCTTTCGACTTAGCCATCTACAAAGCTGACCGAACCTTTTGAGTCGGCATCGATCTCAGTCATTCTGACGACTGACACCTGAATCCCCGATCCTCAGACCACTGCATCGAACATGGCTTCCGTCTTCGCCCGGAGACCAGTCCTCATCACTGCTACGGCTGTCGCTGTAGCAGGTACAGCCTTCtacttctctcttccagcaCCAACACGTCTCGATTCCGCGTATAATGAGGTCTCTAGGgccctctccttccctcgAAATATGGTCTTCTCCCGCGACCTGAAGGTCAGAACCGTCGAGCGAGTCAATCATGACACCAAGAAGATTACCTTAGAGCTGCCTGGTGGCGACAGTCAAATCAGCGGCGTGCCAGCCTCAGGTACGCCTAACCCAGTCCTCGGGCAACGCTCCCAAAATGGACTACTAACTGACTTCCGTCACAGCCGCAATTCTAACCCAGCACACTTCCGCCACCTCCTGGTTCCCTATCCTCCGGCCTTATACCCCAATCTCTTCGCCTGAAACACCCGGCATCCTGCAGCTTCTCGTAAAATGCTACCCATCTGGCCGCGCCTCGACTCGCATGCACTCCCTCCAACCTGGCGACGTTCTCACCGTCCGCGGCCCTCTTCCAGGGTACACCTACACGCCCAGCCTTACGCAGCCGCGCTCTGTCCTTCTCGTAGCGGGTGGCGCGGGCATTACGCCCATCTACTCCTTAGCCCGTGAGATTCTGACGGCTCATGCGGGCGACCAGACGCAAGTACAGCTGTTGTGGGGCGTGAACGGGATGAATGACATCGTGCTTAAGGATGAACTAGAGGAGTTGGAACGGAGGTATCCGGAGAGGTTCAAGGTGACTTACGCCATCTCGGGAATCGGAAAGATGGGCGAAGGGGAGAAATATAGGAAGGGGCATGTGAGTCGAGAGAtgttggaagaggcgatAAAGCGGTGTGAGGGACGGTTAGGTGACGCGAgagggatgaaggtgtTCCTGTGTGGGCCGCccaagatggaggaggcgcTTGacgggaagaagggggttCTTCGAGAGCTGGGGTtagggaggaaggagatatATAAGTTCTAAATGGATCGTGAGACATTTTTAGTGCCGTGACAAAGCATGCCTTGCAAGATATTACCattgttttcttttctaCGGAGCAGGTATTATatgggaagaggcagagggCTGGAAGATATGGATGACGCCGCTGCGATGGTACCTGACGATGGTCGATGCAGAGCTGTTTTCATTTTTCACAAGTATGGCAGCTAGGGAGGCCGGACCAGCCTTAAAATATATCTGACCAAGGAAGCGCGTAGACTGATCAGACTCGAAGCAAGCTCTCACAGTCACAGTGGACGCGAACAACTAGAGACTGGGCGAAACGAGATGGCGGACGCACATCAGCGAAGGTTATTATAGATAGAGCTCCAGCTATTCTTGACCACGCAAGACGTACTGGTACGCCCCAAAGTGAAAAGACTTTTATCCATATCAACTTTTTAAAGGTGTGCTTTATATGAATTGCCATGCCAAATTGTCTTTGATTGAACACTCTAACCTTCATAAACAAGGCAGTAGCAATTATAGCAACGATCATCGATACGTATTCATTGTGGTGAAAGAGATTCAAAGACATACCACCGCCTGCTAAGCATATCGTCTGATATAATCAATGACTTTAACAAAGCTTCAGTTGCAACGCAGACGGCCTTGACAAAGTATGGGCAGCTAGGAAGCGACCGTACCCGATACCCGGCTTCTTCTTATAGTATCCCTTCCACTTTCAGGTTCAGTGACCTCCTCAATGGGTGGTACTGACGCTGCATATGCTGGTCTTCAGAATCAGTTGTCTCTTCTCATCCGAAGTTGTCTCAAAATGAAGAAACGCTCACTGgatgccttcttcataGTCGATCGACTTGGCGGAAGTGGATACGATCTCGGATCTACTTCCTTCCCATTCACACTGTTACCGTTGCCTTTGTTACTTCTTCCGGTATTGGACGCTATCGGTCGACGACGAAGTTGACGGGAAGATGTCCATTGCGGGAAGGCCGGATGCTCACTACCTCCCTCGGTCTACATCATTCGTCAGTCCAAGCGCTCCAAGACTATTGGGAACGGAGAACGTACAACCACCGTGGTTTTGGCGTCATACACGGTCTCTCCTTTAGTAGGCAGCGGTATTTCTCTGGCAAAGTCAATTGTTCGCACTTCATTCGTTAATGTATCAACTGAAATCTGAGTATCGTCCGGGGTTCTGCTATACGCGGTCGGTGCTACGCTTTTCgaagcaggaagaggaaccTCATATGGTTGGCGAGACTGATACGTATGATTTGGGGGACAAGGTACAATTGGAGGCGGATGGAGCCGTGAAAGTGTGTGTGAGTGACTGTTTTGGGCTCGCGTATGAGCGGTTGAGGCGTCGCTGCCGAAACTTGGGGGTTGAACCTCGCATGGTTCGCGGCTTTGAGAATCAGAgcgatgatggaagaaaggtATGcgatgagaatgagattTGGGGCGTGACGAAAGTACAGACGGGGACGGCAGAATATCAACAGCGTTGCTATGGCTTTTCTGGCCGGGCGGGGTATCGAGGCTAATGGGTACCCTACCTGTATGCAtaccatctccatccccaGTTGCCGCTGCGAAAGAGTTTGTAGGCTGGAACGCTGTAGGGGAGATTAGGGACTGAGGTGAGGCTTGAGATGGAATTACAGCGATAGTAGGGTTATTGGATCGTGTTCTCGAAGACTATCCGTCGGTAGAAGACATACGATTATAAATGTTATGAGTCAGGTATAATAACATATAAGGCATTTTGTAAGCTTGGAATCTTGATCTTGGTAATTAATGCTGAAGGACATCTCGGAACCTTGCACGTACAGGAGGTTGAACGGTAATCTTTGAGTTTCATGAATTTTCAAGTGACGATGAAATCAATGATAATCAGATGGTTAATAAATCGAAGGTAGGGTAACAAGTTGGTTAAAAGGTGGCAAAGCTCGAAATAAGCTCATGTATAccaactcctcctctttccacctACAGTTGGAGCCTTCATCCTACCCATGTCCATTCCTGCTATCCCATCGCTCCCCTGGCCGTTCCTTCTTACTCCACTCAAACCTAGTGCACTGTGCCTCCCTCCTTGCacatcctcaacctcatTACTCACAGCTTCTGTGGCCAATTGCGGGGGAATGAATAGGTTGTGTGATTTAAGGGGATGGTACAGGGATTCAGGCTCTGGAAGCCGGTCATTTGCCCTAGCTGCTGGGCCCGTCTGACGAGCATTATATAAGGCAGCGATGGAGtgaggttgagggtggCCAACCCCATGATGGGATTCCGAGCGGGTCCGAGAGTGCCCAAGAGGTTTTGGCATTACGGGCTAGAGAGGGCCAATTAGCTAATTTCATCCCTTGGACATGTCATAATCATGACCTACTTGGATCCGATGCCTTATATTAGGCATGGAGGGTGCAGGTCTGGGAGGACCGGATGGGCTCCTGCCACCTTGAGAAGGCATAGGCCTAAACATTTGTGGCGGCATACCTGATTCGCCATGTTGCTCCATGGGTGGCCGTACCTTTTGTTCTCAGCGCATGTTGTCACAACCCCTCCTCAGCGCATCAACTCACCTGTCCAGCATGCATGTCGATaaatctctctctttcacccATTTCCTCGTTATCTCTCAGCTCTGGCTCAATATCCATATCTTTCCGCAAAGCACCAGCAACTTTGCTACGGGCAGCCGAAAGCGCAGCGGGACCACGATTACGTCTAGCGGGAGTGCTCCATTCGGATGCACGCCCGTCACGGTATTCAGAGTTGGGAGATCGGAAATTGGAAAGTTCAAGAGGACTTTTGGGCAGTTAGTTCCTATTTCGGCAAACTTGGAAGAAAATATACTCACACGGCATGATCAATATGGGTCGATTCGACAGTTCCAAATCCATGGTGCCCATTTTTCCCTTCATTTTTCCctggaaggggaaaaatgGGATACCTGTCTCCGTCCGGAATTTGACTCATGGGCctctgatgatgatggtcaTAGTTGTGCAGACCTTCTGAAAGACTCATCCTTCTAGGTAGGCGGTTGTTGCTAGCGATAGGATCTTTGTGGGGTGCACGGACTGTATGAGAGCGGCTAACGCCAGGGGTATCTAATgtgagaggagggaggggcTTGTCGTCAAATTGCGATCTGGTACCCGTGAGAGGCTGCCGGCCAGGTTCAAGCCCAGCCGTGGCAGCAGTAGGAACTTGAGAGGTATGCACAGTCTTACTCCTTGCCCcagccatcatcttctttaATCCTGGATCATGGTCAACTCGTTCCAGGTAGCTGTCTGCTGTATGAGGGTTTAGCGCGGGGTCCGGCAGTGGAGCATTGACATGTGAGGAGGCCGTTTGCGTATTTGGAATGTTATGGTGAAGTCGCTTTCCCTGTGAGAGGGCTGAGGCAGGTTGACGTGGTTGAGAGTGTTGTTGAGTACCTGGTGTGCGATACATTTGCTGTGGCATCTGTTGCTGCACTTGGCTGCTGTGCCCCAAGAGTTGAGACTGTGCAATAGGCATCATCCCTGGGACCATCGcaggctgctgctgctgatgtaTTTGTGAAGGCGTTGATGCCTTACCCATGTACTGAGCAGTGGTTCCATCATGTTGCGCAaactgctgctgaggaTGTATGTTTTGATGAGCTTGCGGCTGACCCTGGTTCCCCGAGGCCTGTGAGAATGCCCCCGGATTGCTTGCAAGCCATTCTAACAGCTGGGCGATGCTTTGCATGGGAAGTTGTGCCGGAGTTATgggctgttgttgttgttgttgttgttgttgctgaggATGTTGACGAGAAGGGTGAGCCTGAACATTCTGAGTTTGGGGCTGGAATAAGTTGGTCGTCGGCGATTGCAGCTGGGGTGATTGCAGGTAGAGTGGACCGGTCATGGGCGTTTGATGAAGCACAGCCCCCGGAACAGCCGGGATCGGATCAACACCCGGAATGGGGGGAGAACCGCCCATCCATCGCTCGGCCTCTTGCCAAGCCTCCgctcgaccttcttctttgccttggGCTCTTGCCTCGCGCACCCGCAGAGCCTCGTGGTATTTCCACAATCTGCGTTTTATTAGCACCCGAAAGCGTGTACGTATAATTTCACATGACTTACTTATCTCTGGCCTCCTCAAAACATCTCTGAAtcctccttttttcctcatctgtTTTCTTACCTTCCTCCCTAGCCCTGCGTAAAGCTCTCACTGCACTAGCCCATTCATTTTGGTAGTTTTTtacctcgtcttctctcaGTCCTGCCACTTGCTCGGTCTGAGTGCGAGCGACCTGCTCCGCAATGAGCCTCGCTTGAAGCTCACGAAGCTGCTTTTCTGCTGCTTCTAATCGCGCAGTTGTCGCAGCAAGATTGTGAGCTTCAGAGATTTGACGACGAAGCGAAGACATGGCTTCTTGGTCACGGCGAGCTTCAGCATCAAGAAGACGGTCGCgcatatcatacatatTTCGACCACTAAACAAGTAACAATCAGTTATAGTGGCATAAAAGAGTATGGCATAGCGGATTACTCACATATCACCTCTTGTCCATACACTAGTAGGTCCCATagtcatctcttcctcgaaTCTCCTGCTTGTCTTGGGTGTGCCCTGAGTAATGTTATCTTCAGACCAGAAAGACTCGCCATCTTGCTCATGTACCTCGTTGTACATTTTGCCAGGAGTAATGTCGCCTTCCCCTGGGTCGACATTAGTGCCACCTCTGCGGCCGGATCTGACTCTAGATGGCGCACGAGCTGGTCGGTACATGCTGACAGAGTCGTTGGGTGCGAGCTCGGTTACGGATGGGTAGGCCCAACGATAGGGTTGATTGGGATCTGGTTCGTTGGGATCAAGCAACGGAGTAGATATATATCCAGTATGGGTGGTCAGTGGTGGATTGGTAATGGACGTTAGCTTGGTAGCGGGCGTTTGCTTGGTGAGCTGAGGCTGAGGAAGTTGATTTGCTCGATTAGGCGATCGTTCGTACCTGCTTGGTGAGTATGGCTCTGACCGACCGTTGGCCttgagaggatgagattggTTGGCAATATCGAGGCTTCCAAGAGATTCTGATTGTTCGTCAAAGTTGGGACCAAGGCCCTGGAGGCGCTCGTTCAGGGCGTTTAGGCTAGATACAGTCAATACAACGAATCCAAACGCTGGAAAGAATTGAAAATGAGGAcgcaaaaggaaaaaagcgATGAGGAAGTGAAGTGATTATAATGAGGACCGGTTGATCCTCACCACACAAAAAGACTCTGCAAAGGCACCTTGGCGTATTGTCTCTCTGACAACAGCATCATCCAGATCATCGGCCAAAGAGAGGCCGCTTTCCCCGTACAGTGCAGGCGCATCTACGGTGAGATAAGTCATTCCCATATCGATGGCGAGCGGAGCACAAGACGGGGCGAAAATTATTTCGCGTGAGAGCTTTGAGATGGTTCAAGTCAAACGGCGAATCTTTCGTCGCACCAGGAAAAACGCAACAAAAAAACAACCATGTAAAGAGGCATCAACTCACTCCAGCGGCCCAGAGTATGCCATGtttcctccttctgacAAGCTCTTTCCGAACCCCCGCATGAGTGGCATTTGATATATGAATTCGCTGGTGGGGTCAGAGTTGTCGATGCGCGGAGGCCTGGAGGTTGCAAACGGGTGCGTGCGTGGGGAGAAATCCAAACCGTGTTGATGAAtgggaggatggggatATCTATGGGTGTTTGTACCGTCGTGGGCCATGGTGGACGGATGGGATTCCATTATTCTGCAGAAAGgagtggaaaggaaggacGGTAGACAACGGGAGAACGggagagcaagaaggacTGTACGCTGCGAACGTGAGTTGGCTGTGGCGAGAGCCCATCTGTTAGCTGCAAGAGGCGGCAAAATGTGTCCGGGCGGACAGGGAAATTCATGGGGCTATCTGGGGAGAGACCCAGGGGATGCGCGTAGAAGAGGGCAATGTCGCAGGGTGACGCGTCGCAGGGACATGGCGGATGACGGTGGAGGGCAGGCTCCTTTGGGTGTATAGCGGGGAACAGGCAGCAGAAAACCAGGCCGGATATGGAAGTAAAACGcgaaggggaaaggagggGAAAGGACCGAGCTTCACCATCAGGCCCATTCATCAGCCTTCTCCATTTCAGAACTCCGATCCGAAGGGCTCGTTCGGACATTCCGCGCGGTATGAATATCTCCTCTTAATAAAAATTGTTGGATTTGTGATTTCCATATATGGAATTTCAAGGAGGTGCCTGTCCAATCTGAAAACGATCGATCATTACATAATAATGCTCCCCCTGCCCCACTTCTCCTCGATCAGCCCCGTCTACGTATGACGGATGATCGACGGCGTTGGATAGACCATTTCATTTTTCATCGATCATCGTCTTCCGCTACATACTCTACAGCTACGCGCACTATGCCTGCCAAAAATAAGCAACCATCCCAGCCTAAAttagagaagaaggtgaatgCCAAATGGAGTTTAAGCGAAACCCGACTTATGCTCGAACATTTGGCCGAGTTACAACGGTAAGAATGGCGTTGTTTTACAGTACTCCAGCGCTAACCGTCTCATTCCAGCCAAGCCCCAATCCCCATCAAGCCTTGGACATCCCGTCATTGGGATGAGGTGGCTGCGCTATTCTCGGATCCATTGAAGACTAGCTATGCGTGTTGTAATAAATACGCATACCTTCACAATGACTACTACGCGCCAATGTTGAAACTCTCTAAGAAGTCTGGGTGGGGCATGAATGAAGACTTAGGCTGCATTGAGGCCACGGACGAGTTGTGGCAGGAGGTCATTGAGGCAAGTTTGTTTTCCGTCGTTTATTACATTGCTTTGGATATTAACGCTCTTGTCACGTACAGGAAACCCCGAGTAACAAGAGGTTTTACAACAACCCCTGGCCATTGTTTGCCATCTTCGGGAAAACATGTACAGATACCACTGCCACTGGGAGGCCCGTCTTTATCCCTGGAGACGGGCTTGTgaacgaggaagaaagcggaaatgatggtgacgaagaagacgggGGAGGACACCATGACAGTGTAGGTTATCATCATTTTAGAGTCTATTTCCAGCATTGCTTACTACCGGTCCAGGTCCTTCTTGCTGGTGATACGGCAGGGGTTTCTGAGGCATCCATACCTTCGTCAGGGCAAAATCGCTTCCGAACGGGTTTCGCGT
This window of the Cryptococcus neoformans var. neoformans B-3501A chromosome 2, whole genome shotgun sequence genome carries:
- a CDS encoding hypothetical protein (HMMPfam hit to FAD_binding_6, Oxidoreductase FAD-binding domain, score: 45.8, E(): 1.2e-10; HMMPfam hit to NAD_binding_1, Oxidoreductase NAD-binding domain, score: 93.4, E(): 5.5e-25), with protein sequence MASVFARRPVLITATAVAVAGTAFYFSLPAPTRLDSAYNEVSRALSFPRNMVFSRDLKVRTVERVNHDTKKITLELPGGDSQISGVPASAAILTQHTSATSWFPILRPYTPISSPETPGILQLLVKCYPSGRASTRMHSLQPGDVLTVRGPLPGYTYTPSLTQPRSVLLVAGGAGITPIYSLAREILTAHAGDQTQVQLLWGVNGMNDIVLKDELEELERRYPERFKVTYAISGIGKMGEGEKYRKGHVSREMLEEAIKRCEGRLGDARGMKVFLCGPPKMEEALDGKKGVLRELGLGRKEIYKF